A region from the Lycium barbarum isolate Lr01 chromosome 8, ASM1917538v2, whole genome shotgun sequence genome encodes:
- the LOC132608048 gene encoding transcription factor bHLH84-like: MEHMSAMSEGEWSGMYSSYQEADFIDQFLSNCLQPNNINNSMYFSSQGRSYNGCCSSQFSLPSHESYYESHVQSILMRNESSITKEYDMVEGDKISSPSQVLTNNYKLIEVDDFFNQDMSNDSMEYVLQDKVDSPPESSKKKRSRGLLVDVPKNKRSVKLKKTSEMDGENKAALQRQNSTSCCSEDESNVSLGLTRKSRASRGSATDPQSLYARKRRERINQRLRILQSLVPNGTKVDISTMLEEAVQYVKFLQLQIKLLSSDDLWMYAPIAYNGMDIGLDLMMGTAKS, translated from the exons ATGGAGCATATGTCAGCCATGTCTGAAGGTGAATGGAGTGGAATGTATTCCTCTTATCAGGAGGCTGATTTTATTGATCAGTTTCTTAGTAACTGTTTGCAGCCTAATAACATTAACAATTCTATGTATTTTTCTTCACAAGGACGTAGTTATAATGGTTGTTGTAGTTCTCAATTTTCCCTTCCGAGTCATGAAAGCTACTACGAGAGTCATGTTCAATCAATCTTGATGAGAAATGAGAGTTCAATAACAAAAGAATATGATATGGTGGAAGGTGATAAAATAAGTTCACCCTCTCAGGTACTTACTAATAATTACAAGCTAATTGAAGTGGAtgacttctttaaccaagatatGAGCAATGATAGCATGGAGTATGTATTGCAAGACAAAGTGGATAGTCCACCAGAGAGCTCTAAGAAAAAAAGATCCCGTGGATTgcttgttgat GTCCCAAAGAACAAGAGAAGCGTAAAGCTGAAAAAGACTAGTGAGATGGATGGGGAAAACAAGGCCGCGCTTCAGAGGCAGAACTCTACTAGTTGCTGCTCAGAAGATGAATCTAATGTTTCTCTCGGGTTGACACGAAAATCCAGAGCCAGCAGAGGTTCAGCAACTGACCCCCAGAGCTTGTATGCCAGG aaaagaagagagagaatTAATCAAAGATTGAGAATCTTGCAGAGTCTAGTCCCTAATGGAACCAAG GTTGACATTAGCACCATGCTTGAAGAGGCAGTCCAGTATGTCAAATTCTTGCAACTCCAAATCAAG CTTTTAAGCTCTGATGACCTATGGATGTATGCTCCCATCGCGTACAACGGAATGGACATTGGCCTAGATCTAATGATGGGTACTGCAAAATCATAA
- the LOC132605204 gene encoding uncharacterized protein LOC132605204: MVSKNILLSVCSLIITQIHFCLVTLIVGCYQYLSMKIMASLKSGVLVKFLEDMKMEGNNANALEDDGKPILLQIRSIVPVLEEGDLWPNRGFYLKVSDFSHAMYVSLPDEQNEMILANKLKLGQFIYVQKLEDAHPFPLLRGVTPLPGRRPCNGTPEDIVSAGNLTKILRASNEDIVEKSVISENRIIEIPSNSRKLSRGLSDPEVLKKKNDDLEGKSKGKFRSLHASKVRSGEKMMGLDCTAKRSDSERRNSDLFRELQKSRKRSFDIDSDTESILSSLSFSSSKRKSWNESESLGVKEIFDSSVVKHDIRPPRSPSPTVSPVRPVRYDSSDDNSSSIPRRREIGSAKKMKSSPKSKKSFSKINCEQASHPIDRLAHDRQGAETGISWDSLPSSLVKLGKEVVKQRDIALVAATDALQEACAAERLLNSLSNFSEFHLAEEDDLQPYVDKFFDLQDDMAQTRLILQSLTNISPLRTSDEADHSTNTGSVKEALTIAVQRKKNSSMWIKSAVALDLSPCSTALNPIQSTMAFTNTVKKSSSTSSRSTKPKGSYIIKSHRNSDEIPFLLSCDKNEQPEWTRGSTMPTATVLAFSLQDECRKLFLGHVEKYLDEIEIKASSMVLDSQIAGMMYKVKRVNDWLDVIINKEANARKYGSLDDSEIEVCQRVRNKIYGILLKHVERTAMAFGNA; this comes from the exons ATGGTATCTAAGAACATTCTTTTATCTGTATGTAGCCTTATTATTACACAAATTCATTTTTGCTTAGTAACCTTGATAGTTGGGTGTTATCAATATTTGTCCATGAAAATAATGGCATCTTTGAAGTCTGGGGTTCTTGTAAAGTTTCTTGAAGATATGAAAATGGAGGGTAATAATGCAAATGCCTTAGAGGATGATGGAAAGCCTATATTGTTGCAAATAAGAAGCATTGTTCCTGTTCTTGAAGAAGGTGATCTTTGGCCTAATAGAGGATTTTACCTCAAAGTTTCAGATTTTTCACATGCAATGTATGTTTCTTTGCCTGATGAGCAAAATGAGATGATTCTTGCAAACAAATTGAAACTCGGGCAGTTCATTTATGTACAGAAATTGGAAGATGCTCATCCTTTTCCGTTGTTAAGGGGCGTAACGCCTCTCCCTGGTAGGCGACCATGTAATGGAACCCCTGAGGATATTGTTTCGGCTGGGAATTTAACGAAGATTCTTAGGGCATCTAATGAAGATATTGTAGAAAAAAGTGTAATTTCTGAGAATAGGATAATTGAAATCCCATCCAATTCAAGAAAGTTGTCTCGTGGATTATCTGATCCTGAGGTGTTAAAGAAGAAAAATGATGATTTGGAGGGAAAATCTAAAGGGAAGTTTAGGTCTTTGCATGCTTCGAAAGTACGTTCAGGTGAGAAAATGATGGGCTTGGATTGCACTGCTAAAAGATCTGACAGTGAGAGGAGAAATTCTGATCTTTTTCGGGAACTACAAAAGAGTCGGAAAAGATCTTTTGATATTGATAGTGATACGGAAAGCATATTGTCATCGCTCTCATTTTCGTCTTCTAAGAGAAAAAGTTGGAACGAGTCAGAGAGTTTGGGAGTTAAAGAGATCTTCGATTCTTCTGTTGTCAAGCACGATATCAGACCACCTCGTAGTCCTAGTCCAACT GTTTCACCAGTTCGTCCTGTAAGGTATGATAGCTCCGATGACAATTCAAGTTCAATACCAAGAAGAAGAGAAATTGGCTCTGCAAAGAAAATGAAGAGTTCCCCTAAGAGCAAAAAATCTTTCTCCAAGATAAACTGTGAGCAAGCCTCACATCCAATTGACCGCTTAGCTCATGACAGACAAGGGGCAGAAACTGGTATATCATGGGACTCACTGCCGTCGAGCTTGGTGAAGCTTGGAAAG GAGGTTGTAAAGCAAAGAGACATTGCTTTGGTTGCAGCTACAGATGCTTTGCAAGAAGCTTGTGCAGCTGAGAGGTTGCTCAATTCCTTGAG CAACTTCTCAGAGTTCCATTTAGCTGAAGAAGATGATCTCCAGCCTTATGTTGATAAATTCTTTGATCTTCAAGATGACATGGCTCAGACACGATTAATATTACAGTCACTTACAAATATAAGTCCACTAAGAACTTCAGATGAAGCTGATCATTCGACTAACACCGGTTCAGTTAAGGAAGCACTGACTATTGCAGTTCAGAGAAAGAAAAATTCATCTATGTGGATAAAATCTGCTGTGGCTCTTGATCTTTCACCATGCTCCACTGCCCTCAATCCAATCCAAAGCACTATGGCTTTCACCAATACAGTTAAGAAGTCATCAAGCACATCAAGTCGAAGTACCAAACCGAAAGGGTCATATATTATCAAATCACATAGAAACAGTGATGAGATTCCCTTCTTATTGTCATGTGACAAAAATGAGCAACCTGAATGGACTAGGGGAAGCACAATGCCTACAGCCACTGTCCTAGCTTTTTCGTTGCAGGATGAGTGTAGAAAATTGTTTTTGGGACATGTAGAGAAATACCTAGATGAGATTGAAATAAAAGCGTCTTCAATGGTATTAGATAGTCAAATAGCAGGAATGATGTATAAGGTGAAGAGGGTCAATGATTGGTtagatgtgataatcaataagGAGGCGAATGCTCGAAAGTACGGGAGTTTGGATGACTCAGAAATTGAAGTTTGTCAAAGGGTAAGGAACAAAATATATGGGATCTTGTTGAAGCATGTTGAGAGAACTGCTATGGCTTTTGGAAATGCCTAG